The Methylobacterium sp. PvR107 genome contains a region encoding:
- a CDS encoding c-type cytochrome, methanol metabolism-related: protein MLNLSKIVTRPVIAALALATVSAVAVHAEDAKPAADPALANSLNANDKTAEQDEKLLKQDAAVKNEDGKYLDADGHPTFHITQDGKKLDWYSYSGYRRYHAECHVCHGPDGMGSTYAPALKDSLKHLSYEEFIGILVGGKQDVSASEQKVMPAFGDNKNVMCYSDDLYVYLKARAAGAIGRIRPSDHEDKPETARKAEKECMGG from the coding sequence TTGCTCAACCTCAGCAAGATCGTAACGCGGCCGGTTATCGCCGCCCTCGCCCTAGCGACCGTGTCCGCGGTTGCCGTACATGCTGAGGATGCCAAGCCCGCTGCCGACCCCGCCCTCGCCAACTCGCTCAACGCGAACGACAAGACTGCCGAGCAGGACGAGAAGCTGCTGAAGCAGGATGCCGCCGTGAAGAACGAGGACGGCAAGTATCTCGATGCCGACGGCCATCCGACGTTCCACATCACGCAGGACGGCAAGAAGCTCGACTGGTACAGCTACTCGGGTTACCGCCGCTACCACGCCGAGTGCCACGTCTGCCACGGCCCGGATGGCATGGGCTCGACCTATGCGCCGGCCCTGAAGGACTCGCTGAAGCATCTCTCCTACGAGGAATTCATCGGCATCCTGGTCGGCGGCAAGCAGGACGTGAGCGCGTCCGAGCAGAAGGTCATGCCGGCCTTCGGCGATAACAAGAACGTCATGTGCTACTCGGACGACCTCTACGTCTATCTGAAGGCACGCGCCGCCGGAGCGATCGGCCGTATTCGTCCTTCCGACCACGAGGACAAGCCCGAAACCGCCAGGAAGGCCGAGAAGGAATGCATGGGCGGCTGA